The following proteins come from a genomic window of Artemia franciscana unplaced genomic scaffold, ASM3288406v1 Scaffold_3387, whole genome shotgun sequence:
- the LOC136043165 gene encoding uncharacterized protein LOC136043165, translating into VKEETILSKGYCSLSPVKMEPIKIEYDSESYEEDNIPYDTLSVGSVDSWDSLGPEDPVFRDRKLMAFWCPNEEQTDSDLDLTRGFPSPPSSPETIRNRKFVLRTVDRVTLRAIRVGSLKKGSVVDPLSDKRRIHRCSYPSCKKMYTKSSHLKAHERTHTALASGSASGSGSCICSDHTSAYPWLCYTLCSLVHNPEDIQVSRRYQH; encoded by the exons gGTTAAAGAGGAGACAATTTTAAGCAAGGGATATTGTAGTTTATCCCCAGTAAAAATGGAACCAATCAAAATCGAATACGATAGTGAGAGTTATGAAGAAGACAACATTCCGTATGATACATTAAGCGTTGGCTCAGTTGACTCTTGGGATAGTTTAG gacCAGAGGACCCAGTATTCCGCGATAGAAAATTGATGGCATTTTGGTGTCCAAACGAAGAGCAAACTGACTCAGATTTAGACCTTACCCGGGGATTTCCGAGCCCACCATCAAGCCCAGAAACAATCCGaaacagaaaatttgtcctaagGACTGTTGATAGAGTGACTTTAAGGGCAATTCGAGTTGGATCTTTAAAAAAAGGGTCAGTGGTAGATCCGTTGAGTGATAAAAGACGGATACACAGATGCTCCTATCCTAGTTGCAAGAAAATGTATACAAAAAGTTCGCACCTGAAAGCACATGAACGGACCCATACAG CGCTTGCATCTGGATCTGCATCTGGATCTGGATCTTGCATCTGCTCTGATCATACCTCTGCATATCCATGGCTTTGCTATACCCTATGCAGTCTAGTGCATAATCCTGAGGATATTCAAGTAAGCCGTAGATATCAACACTAA